The DNA sequence TCCACCGCATCGGGCGCCGGGCGGTCCTCACCGAGGCGGGCAGGGCTCTCATCGAACCGGCGCGCTCGGCCGTGCGGAGCCTGGAGACCGCGCGGGCGAGCGTGGCGGCCGTGCGCGAGCTGCGCGAGGGCCGCCTCGACATCGCCTCCATGCCGTCGCAGGCGGTCGAGCCGCTCACCACGCTGATCCGCGCCTTCAGCGACGACCACCCAGGTGTCTCGGTGGCTGTGAAGGCGGCGTTCACCGCGCGGGACGTGATCGACATGGTGCGTACCGGCGCGGTCGAGCTGGGGCTCCTCGCGACCGCGGGAACCGTGTCCGAGAAGGAGGTCGCCGCGCACGTCCTCGGGCGGCAGAGGTTCGTGCTCGTCGTGCCGCCCGGCGGCTCCTTCGCCGGGCGGTCCGCGCTGGCCTGCGAGGAGCTGGCCGGGCAGCGGCTGATCGTCGGGCAGCCGGGCACCGGCATGCGCGCCTATGTCGACGCGCTGCGCGAGAAGGGCGTCGACTTCACCGTGGCCGCGGAGACCGAGCACCGGGTGGCCCTGCTGCCGCTCGTCCTCGCCGGGGTCGGGCTCGCCGTCGTCACGGACTCCTGGCGGGAGTTCGCACGGCAGGCGGGCACCCGCGTCCTGGACATCGAGCCCGCGACCACGCTGGACATCGCCCTGGTCAGCAGGCGCGGCGTGCTCTCCCCCGCGGCCGCCGCGTTCGCCGCGGCCGCCGTCGAGTCCCGCACCACGGACGAGGCCCACCGATAGGGGCCGCCTATAAGGCAGATCCGGTTTGCGTCTTGGACGCCGGTGCGGGCGCGTTGCTGGAATCGACGGCATGACGAACCACCGCATCGCCCTGATCCCCGGCGACGGCATCGGCACCGAAGTGCTGCCCGCCGCGCAGCAGGTCCTCGACGTCCTCGGCCGTCGGCACGGCTTCGGCCTGACCTACACCTCGTACGACGACTGGTCCTGCGAGCGCTATCTGCGCGAGGGCGCGATGATGCCCGCCGACGGCCTCGACCAGCTGCGTGACAAGGACGCCATCCTCCTGGGCGCGGTGGGCCACCCCGAGGTGCCCGACCACGTCTCGCTGTGGGGTCTCCTCATCCCGATCCGGCGGGGCTTTCGCCAGTACGTCAACCTGCGGCCCATCCGCGTCTTCGAGGGCATCGAGAGCCCGGTGCGGACCGCGCGCGCGGGCGCCGTCGACTTCGTGGTCGTCCGCGAGAACGTGGAGGGCGAGTACAGCCAGGTCGGCGGCCGCTTCAACAGTGGCTTCCCCGACGAACTCGCCGTGCAGGAGGCCGTGTTCACCCGGGCCGGTGTCAGCCGCGTCCTGGACTACGCCTTCGGCCTCGCGGCGCGCCGGGGCGGCCGCCTCACGTCGGCCACGAAGTCGAACGGCATCGTGCACACCATGCCCTTCTGGGACGAGCTCGTCGCCGAGCGCGCGAGCGGCTTCCCCCAGGTCGCCTGGGACCAGGAGCACATCGACGCCCTGGCGGCGAAGTTCGTCCTCGAACCGGGCCGCTTCGACGTGGTGGTCGCCTCCAACCTCTTCGGCGACATCCTCAGCGACCTCGCCGCCGCGATCGCCGGGTCCATCGGCATCGCACCGGCCGCCAACCTCAACCCCGAGCGCGCGTACCCCTCGATGTTCGAGCCGGTGCACGGCTCGGCACCCGACATCGCGGGCCAGGGCGTCGCCAACCCGCTGGGCGCGATCTGGTCGGCGGCCATGATGCTCGACCACCTGGGCCATCCGGCGGCCGCCAAGGACGTCACCGACGCGGTCGCGGGCGTCCTCGCCAAGACCGACGTGCGCACCCGCGACCTGGGCGGCACCGCCACGACCGCCGAGTTCACCGACAAGCTCCTCGAACTCCTCTGACCTCCGCCCGTGAGCCCGTCCTCCGCCCCGTGAGCCGCCGGCGGCCGCCGCGAGCAGCCCACAGGCCGGTCGCGCCCGTTCCTCGACGAGGAGAAACGCCATGGCAGCACCCGCGTCCTCCGCACCGGCACCCGCCCCCGCACCCGGGCGGCCCTGGTACCGGCAGCTCTACTTCTGGGTCCTGACCGCCATCGTCACCGGGGTGCTCACCGGCTGGCTGTGGCCTTCGGTCGGCACCGCCCTGGAGCCAGTGGGCACCACCTTCGTCTCCGCCATCAAGATGCTCATCGCGCCGATCGTCTTCCTCACCGTCGTGGCGGGCATCGGCGGCGTCGACAGCCTGGGCCGCGTCGGTCGCGTGGGCCTGAAGTCACTGCTCTACTTCCAGGCGGGAACGCTCGCCGCCCTGCTCGTGGGCCTGCTGGCCGTCAACCTGTTCCAGCCCGGCGCGGGCGTCCACGCCGACCCGGGGGCACTCCGCCTGGAGGGCGACGCGCGTCAGTACGTCAAGGACGGGCAGGACCAGGACTGGTGGCACTTCCTCACCGACATCGTCCCCGACAGCGCCGTCGGCGCCTTCGCCGAGGGCAACATCCTCCAGGTCATCTTTCTGTCGGTGCTCTTCGGCGTCGCCCTCAAGGCCGTCGGACCGATCGGCGAACCGCTCGTCGAGGGCGTCCACCGCCTCAGCGCCGTCGCCTTCAAGATCCTGCACTATGTGATGCTGGCCGCTCCCGTGGGCGCCTTCGGCGCGATGGCGTACACCATCGGCGCGTACGGGATCTCCACACTCACCAGCCTCGGGCAGCTCATCGGGCTCTTCTACGGCACGTCCGCGTTCTTCGTGATCGTGGTGCTCGGCGCGGTCACCGCCGCCCTCAGGATCAACATCTTCCGGCTGCTCCGCCATCTGCGCGAGGAGTTCGTCCTCGTCCTCGGCACCTCGTCGTCCGAGAGCGCCCTGCCACGTCTGATGCAGAAGCTCGAAGGGCTCGGCATCCGGCGCGACATCGTCGGCCTGACGGTGCCCACGGGCTACTCCTTCAACCTGGACGGCAGCTCGATCTATCTGTCCCTGGCCGCCGTCTACATCGCCCAGGCGACCGACACCCCGCTGAGCGTCGGCCAGCAGCTCGGCCTGCTCGCCGTCATGATCCTGACGTCGAAGGGGTCCGGCGGGATCACCGGGGCCGGGTTCATCGCCCTGGCCGCGACGCTGTCCACGGTGGGCACGGTCCCCGCGGCGGGCATCATGCTCATCTTCGGCATCGACAAGTTCATGTCCGAGTGCCGTGCCCTGACCAACCTCGCGGGCAACAGCGTGGCCACGCTCGTCGTCGCCCGCTGGGAGAACGACCTCGACGCGGCGCGCGTCAACGAGGTGCTGAGAGCCCGTGCCCCGCATCCCGCCCCGGCCGCGGACGCCGGGGACCAGGGCGAGGTCCCGGTGGAGGTGCCGAGCAAGGCCTGAGCCGCCTGGCGGCGGGCGCCGTCGGGCCTTCCTCTAGAGTGCTTGCGTCCCCTGGACGCGCCCGGCCCCGGCCGACGACGCGTGCCGCCCCCGACCGAGGAACGACCGTGACCGACTTGGCGCCCATATCCCCGCAGCAGGAGATCGCCCGGGATCTCCAGGTGAGCCCGTCCTTCGAGGTGGAGCGGGAGATCGAGCGCCGGGTGGCGTTCCTCGCCGACCAGCTGACCTCCACGGGTCTGCGCTCGCTGGTGCTCGGCATCAGCGGCGGCGTGGACTCCACGACCGCGGGGCGGCTGTGCCAGCTCGCCGTCGAGCGGGCCCGCGCCACCGGGCACGACGCCACGTTCTTCGCGATGCGGCTGCCGTACGGCACCCAGGCCGACGAGCAGGACGCACAGCTGGCGCTCGACTTCATCCGGCCCGACCGGCTCCTGACCGTCGACGTGCGGCCCGCG is a window from the Streptomyces spectabilis genome containing:
- the dctA gene encoding C4-dicarboxylate transporter DctA encodes the protein MAAPASSAPAPAPAPGRPWYRQLYFWVLTAIVTGVLTGWLWPSVGTALEPVGTTFVSAIKMLIAPIVFLTVVAGIGGVDSLGRVGRVGLKSLLYFQAGTLAALLVGLLAVNLFQPGAGVHADPGALRLEGDARQYVKDGQDQDWWHFLTDIVPDSAVGAFAEGNILQVIFLSVLFGVALKAVGPIGEPLVEGVHRLSAVAFKILHYVMLAAPVGAFGAMAYTIGAYGISTLTSLGQLIGLFYGTSAFFVIVVLGAVTAALRINIFRLLRHLREEFVLVLGTSSSESALPRLMQKLEGLGIRRDIVGLTVPTGYSFNLDGSSIYLSLAAVYIAQATDTPLSVGQQLGLLAVMILTSKGSGGITGAGFIALAATLSTVGTVPAAGIMLIFGIDKFMSECRALTNLAGNSVATLVVARWENDLDAARVNEVLRARAPHPAPAADAGDQGEVPVEVPSKA
- a CDS encoding LysR family transcriptional regulator, translated to MDVRQLEYFLAIVDRGGFNRAATALYVSQPSLSQAVRALERDIGTELFHRIGRRAVLTEAGRALIEPARSAVRSLETARASVAAVRELREGRLDIASMPSQAVEPLTTLIRAFSDDHPGVSVAVKAAFTARDVIDMVRTGAVELGLLATAGTVSEKEVAAHVLGRQRFVLVVPPGGSFAGRSALACEELAGQRLIVGQPGTGMRAYVDALREKGVDFTVAAETEHRVALLPLVLAGVGLAVVTDSWREFARQAGTRVLDIEPATTLDIALVSRRGVLSPAAAAFAAAAVESRTTDEAHR
- a CDS encoding tartrate dehydrogenase, with amino-acid sequence MTNHRIALIPGDGIGTEVLPAAQQVLDVLGRRHGFGLTYTSYDDWSCERYLREGAMMPADGLDQLRDKDAILLGAVGHPEVPDHVSLWGLLIPIRRGFRQYVNLRPIRVFEGIESPVRTARAGAVDFVVVRENVEGEYSQVGGRFNSGFPDELAVQEAVFTRAGVSRVLDYAFGLAARRGGRLTSATKSNGIVHTMPFWDELVAERASGFPQVAWDQEHIDALAAKFVLEPGRFDVVVASNLFGDILSDLAAAIAGSIGIAPAANLNPERAYPSMFEPVHGSAPDIAGQGVANPLGAIWSAAMMLDHLGHPAAAKDVTDAVAGVLAKTDVRTRDLGGTATTAEFTDKLLELL